In the genome of Myxococcus stipitatus, one region contains:
- a CDS encoding DUF2378 family protein, with product MADELLVFEQTIEALFLRALQGRLTPACKERLRQAGLDVDQKLRPAYSFESWMVFLRIAAEELFPRDSVAQGTWKLGEAYIEGFRETMLGRAVLSLLRVLGPRRTLMRATQNFRAGNNYTESKLSELSPTQFELWMNEVGAYPDFTAGIIHAGLRVAGAQEVRVEPSNYDGHACTYRISWKEASVSSGVAGSGDSKAAIRSGSISSL from the coding sequence ATGGCTGACGAGCTTCTCGTCTTTGAGCAGACCATCGAAGCCCTCTTCCTCCGCGCGCTGCAGGGGCGGCTGACGCCCGCCTGCAAGGAGCGCCTGAGGCAGGCGGGGCTCGATGTGGACCAGAAACTCCGTCCCGCCTACTCCTTCGAGTCCTGGATGGTCTTCCTGCGCATCGCCGCGGAGGAGCTGTTCCCTCGGGACTCCGTGGCCCAGGGCACATGGAAGCTGGGCGAAGCCTACATCGAGGGCTTCCGGGAGACGATGCTTGGCCGCGCGGTGCTGTCGCTGCTGCGCGTGCTGGGGCCCCGCAGGACGCTCATGCGGGCCACGCAGAACTTCCGGGCGGGCAACAACTACACCGAGTCGAAGCTCTCGGAGCTCTCCCCCACCCAGTTCGAGCTGTGGATGAACGAAGTGGGGGCCTACCCTGACTTCACCGCCGGCATCATCCATGCGGGGCTCCGTGTCGCCGGAGCCCAGGAAGTACGCGTGGAGCCATCCAACTACGACGGCCACGCCTGCACCTACCGCATCAGCTGGAAGGAGGCCTCGGTCTCCTCGGGCGTGGCGGGGAGCGGAGACTCCAAGGCCGCCATCAGGTCCGGGTCCATCAGCTCCCTGTAG
- a CDS encoding ExbD/TolR family protein: MAGHKQRQWVKPQTPPNSEINVTPLVDVVLVLLIIFMVVTPLLEKDILVRVPDTEVEENQPPPDPNDQQLVVLLDKDGGYSINTEKISAADYVTRLTRMLAAKKPDEKVVFFMADDATNYGRLIAALDGAKAAGAKVLGMATELPSNAIIQGTQVDTGTPAPTPAP, from the coding sequence ATGGCCGGCCACAAGCAGCGACAGTGGGTGAAGCCGCAGACGCCGCCCAACTCGGAGATCAACGTCACGCCGCTGGTGGACGTGGTGCTGGTGCTCCTCATCATCTTCATGGTCGTCACGCCCCTCCTGGAGAAGGACATCCTGGTGCGCGTGCCGGACACCGAGGTGGAGGAGAACCAGCCTCCGCCGGATCCGAATGATCAGCAGCTCGTGGTCCTGCTGGACAAGGACGGCGGCTACTCCATCAACACGGAGAAGATCTCCGCGGCCGACTACGTCACCCGGTTGACCCGGATGCTGGCGGCGAAGAAGCCGGACGAGAAGGTCGTCTTCTTCATGGCGGACGACGCGACCAACTACGGTCGGCTCATCGCGGCCCTGGACGGCGCGAAGGCGGCGGGTGCCAAGGTCCTCGGCATGGCCACCGAGCTGCCGTCGAACGCCATCATCCAGGGAACCCAGGTCGACACCGGTACGCCGGCGCCTACCCCGGCCCCCTGA